The Sphingomonas sp. genome contains a region encoding:
- a CDS encoding response regulator produces MPSRVLRERVLLVDSQDDSRRALQLLLQGCGMEVRAFASAAAAMAEATLDQIRTLLIARELSDGDAIHLLRQLAMRGWKGRAILIGQSHAELDDEARAAGFAHVVKKPVGRLELLGALAR; encoded by the coding sequence ATGCCGAGCCGCGTCCTGCGCGAACGCGTGCTGCTGGTCGATTCGCAGGACGATTCGCGCCGCGCGCTGCAATTGCTGCTCCAGGGCTGCGGAATGGAGGTGCGCGCCTTCGCCTCCGCCGCCGCGGCAATGGCCGAGGCGACGCTCGACCAGATCCGCACGCTGCTGATCGCGCGGGAGCTGTCCGATGGCGATGCGATCCACCTGCTCCGGCAGCTCGCCATGCGCGGCTGGAAGGGGCGGGCGATCCTGATCGGCCAGAGCCATGCCGAGCTCGATGACGAGGCCCGCGCCGCCGGGTTCGCGCATGTCGTGAAGAAGCCGGTCGGCCGACTTGAGCTGCTCGGCGCGCTCGCGCGATGA
- a CDS encoding FAD-containing oxidoreductase → MSRGFDAIVIGAGQAGTPLAGRLSDAGMSVALVERHLLGGTCVNTGCKPTKTLVASAYAAHMARRAADFGVTIRGEVGIDFAKVRGRADKISSDSRASLRSWIDGMANCTLFFGQATFESPHRVRVGDDVLEADRIFLNVGGRALVPDMPGVDAVPFLTNSTILKLDAVPRHLVVVGGSYIGLEFGQMFRRFGAEVTIVEKGPRLIGREDSEISDAVRDILEAEGIAIRTGAECIRFAAQGEDVLVGVDCHEGSPEVLGSHVLLAVGRTPNTDDLGLDAAGVATDARGYVQVDDRLRTNVAHIWAMGDCNGRGAFTHTAYNDFEIVADNLLDGADRKVTDRIPAYALYIDPPLGRVGMGEAEAKKAGHRIEVGKRPMARVGRAVEKDESLGFMKLVSDADSGMILGGAILGTSGDEAIHGVLDLMVKQGTATDLAHAVHIHPTVSELLPTIAGERKPA, encoded by the coding sequence GTGAGCCGCGGGTTCGACGCGATCGTGATCGGCGCCGGGCAGGCAGGGACGCCGCTCGCCGGGCGGTTGAGCGATGCGGGCATGTCGGTGGCGCTGGTCGAGCGGCACCTGCTCGGCGGCACCTGCGTCAACACCGGCTGCAAGCCGACCAAGACGCTGGTCGCCAGCGCCTATGCCGCGCACATGGCCCGTCGGGCGGCAGATTTCGGCGTGACCATCCGCGGCGAGGTCGGCATCGACTTCGCCAAGGTGCGGGGGCGGGCCGACAAGATCTCGTCGGATTCGCGCGCCTCACTGCGAAGCTGGATCGACGGGATGGCGAACTGCACGCTGTTCTTCGGCCAGGCGACATTCGAATCGCCGCACCGGGTACGCGTCGGCGACGACGTGCTGGAGGCGGATCGAATCTTCCTTAACGTCGGTGGCCGCGCGCTGGTGCCCGACATGCCCGGCGTGGACGCGGTGCCGTTCCTCACCAACAGCACGATCCTCAAGCTCGACGCGGTGCCGCGCCATCTGGTGGTGGTGGGCGGCAGCTATATCGGGCTGGAGTTCGGCCAGATGTTCCGCCGCTTCGGCGCCGAGGTGACGATCGTCGAGAAGGGCCCCAGGCTGATCGGCCGCGAGGATTCCGAAATCTCCGATGCGGTGCGCGACATCCTGGAAGCGGAAGGCATCGCGATCCGCACCGGCGCCGAATGCATCCGCTTTGCAGCCCAGGGTGAGGACGTACTGGTCGGCGTCGATTGCCACGAGGGCAGCCCCGAAGTGCTCGGCAGCCATGTGCTGCTCGCGGTGGGGCGCACGCCCAACACCGACGATCTGGGGCTGGATGCGGCGGGCGTGGCCACCGACGCGCGGGGCTATGTGCAGGTCGACGATCGGCTGCGCACCAATGTCGCGCACATATGGGCGATGGGCGACTGCAATGGCCGCGGCGCCTTCACCCACACTGCGTATAACGACTTCGAGATCGTCGCCGACAATCTGCTCGACGGTGCCGACCGCAAGGTGACCGATCGCATCCCTGCCTATGCACTCTACATCGATCCCCCGCTCGGCCGCGTCGGCATGGGCGAGGCGGAGGCGAAGAAGGCGGGGCACCGCATCGAGGTCGGCAAGCGACCGATGGCGCGGGTGGGCCGCGCGGTCGAGAAGGACGAGTCGCTCGGCTTCATGAAGCTGGTCAGCGACGCGGACAGCGGCATGATCCTCGGCGGCGCGATCCTCGGCACCAGCGGCGACGAGGCGATCCACGGCGTGCTCGACCTGATGGTGAAGCAGGGCACCGCCACCGATCTCGCGCACGCGGTGCATATCCATCCGACCGTGTCCGAGCTATTGCCGACCATCGCCGGCGAGCGGAAGCCGGCCTGA
- a CDS encoding S-(hydroxymethyl)glutathione dehydrogenase/class III alcohol dehydrogenase, translating into MKTRAAVAFEAKQPLEIVELDLEGPKPGEVLVEIMATGLCHTDAYTLDGLDSEGLFPSVLGHEGAGIVREVGAGVTSVKPGDHVIPLYTPECRQCKSCLSGKTNLCTAIRATQGKGLMPDGTTRFSYKGQPIFHYMGCSTFSNFTVLPEIAVAKIREDAPFQTSCYIGCGVTTGVGAVVNTAKVQVGETVVVFGLGGIGLNVIQGARLAGAGQIIGIDVNPDREEWGRKFGMTHFLNTKGMSREQIVAKVVELTDGGADYSFDATGNTEVMRTALECCHRGWGESIIIGVAEAGKEIATRPFQLVTGRVWKGTAFGGAKGRTDVPKIVDWYMNGKIAIDPMITHVLTLEEINKGFDLMHAGESIRSVVVY; encoded by the coding sequence ATGAAGACCCGCGCCGCCGTCGCCTTCGAAGCGAAACAGCCGCTGGAGATCGTCGAACTCGATCTGGAGGGCCCCAAGCCCGGCGAAGTGCTGGTCGAGATCATGGCCACCGGCCTGTGCCACACCGATGCCTACACGCTGGACGGCCTCGATTCCGAAGGCCTGTTCCCCTCGGTGCTCGGCCATGAAGGCGCAGGCATCGTCCGCGAGGTGGGCGCCGGAGTCACCAGCGTGAAGCCCGGCGACCATGTCATTCCGCTCTACACGCCCGAATGCCGCCAGTGTAAGTCGTGCCTGTCGGGCAAGACCAACCTGTGCACCGCGATCCGCGCCACCCAGGGCAAGGGCCTGATGCCGGACGGCACCACCCGCTTCAGCTACAAGGGCCAGCCGATCTTCCATTACATGGGCTGCTCGACCTTCTCGAATTTCACCGTGCTGCCCGAGATCGCGGTGGCGAAGATCCGCGAGGACGCGCCGTTCCAGACCAGCTGCTATATCGGCTGCGGCGTGACCACCGGCGTCGGCGCCGTGGTCAACACCGCCAAGGTGCAGGTGGGCGAGACGGTCGTGGTGTTCGGCTTGGGCGGCATCGGCCTCAACGTGATCCAGGGCGCACGCCTCGCCGGCGCGGGCCAGATCATCGGCATCGACGTCAATCCGGACCGCGAGGAATGGGGCCGCAAGTTCGGCATGACCCACTTCCTCAATACCAAGGGCATGTCGCGCGAACAGATCGTCGCCAAGGTGGTCGAGCTGACCGATGGCGGCGCCGACTACAGCTTCGACGCGACCGGCAACACCGAGGTGATGCGCACCGCGCTCGAATGCTGCCATCGCGGCTGGGGCGAATCGATCATCATCGGCGTCGCCGAGGCAGGCAAGGAAATCGCCACGCGCCCGTTCCAGCTGGTCACCGGCCGCGTCTGGAAGGGCACCGCGTTCGGCGGTGCCAAGGGCCGGACCGACGTGCCGAAGATCGTCGACTGGTACATGAACGGCAAGATCGCGATCGACCCGATGATCACCCATGTCCTGACGCTGGAAGAGATCAACAAGGGCTTCGATCTGATGCATGCGGGCGAAAGCATCCGCAGCGTCGTCGTATACTGA
- a CDS encoding VOC family protein, with protein MFTHVMLGADDIDAAKTFYDATLGVLGVPAGIVDEKGRIGYAHSGGRLLITRPINGEPASCANGGTIGFFAASTDLVDAWQATGAAHGGTVIEDPAGIRDATGGRQLYLAYLRDPSGNKLCAVHPVRA; from the coding sequence ATGTTCACCCATGTGATGCTCGGCGCCGACGATATCGACGCTGCCAAGACCTTCTACGATGCGACGCTCGGCGTGCTCGGCGTGCCTGCGGGGATCGTCGATGAGAAGGGCCGGATCGGCTATGCGCACAGCGGCGGCCGTCTGCTCATCACCAGGCCGATCAATGGGGAACCGGCAAGCTGCGCCAATGGCGGGACGATCGGCTTCTTCGCCGCATCGACCGACCTCGTCGACGCATGGCAGGCAACGGGCGCGGCGCATGGCGGCACCGTGATCGAGGATCCCGCGGGGATCCGAGACGCCACCGGCGGTCGCCAACTCTACCTCGCCTATCTGCGCGATCCTTCGGGAAACAAGCTGTGCGCCGTACACCCGGTCCGCGCGTGA
- a CDS encoding DUF4126 domain-containing protein, producing the protein MPPLVLALLIGIVAGMRTMTAPMAISWAAYAGWLPLGGTWLGWLGWWGTPWIFTVLAIGEYVADKLPTTPSRKSPPGFIGRLVSGALCGAAIGLAASSLPLCLAAGVIGAVIGTFGGYAARMGLCRAFGTDLPAALVEDLAAIGIAAFAVSSL; encoded by the coding sequence ATGCCGCCCCTCGTCCTCGCGCTGTTGATCGGCATCGTCGCCGGCATGCGCACCATGACCGCGCCGATGGCGATATCCTGGGCGGCCTATGCCGGCTGGCTGCCACTCGGCGGCACCTGGCTCGGCTGGCTCGGCTGGTGGGGGACGCCTTGGATCTTCACCGTGCTGGCGATCGGCGAATATGTCGCCGACAAGCTGCCGACCACGCCCAGCCGCAAGTCGCCGCCGGGGTTCATCGGGCGGCTGGTCTCCGGCGCGCTGTGCGGTGCCGCGATCGGGCTGGCGGCGAGTTCGCTGCCCTTGTGCCTCGCCGCCGGCGTCATCGGCGCGGTGATCGGCACCTTCGGTGGCTATGCGGCGCGGATGGGGCTGTGCCGGGCGTTCGGCACCGACCTCCCCGCCGCGCTGGTCGAGGACCTCGCGGCGATCGGCATCGCGGCCTTTGCGGTGTCTTCGCTGTGA
- a CDS encoding sulfite oxidase-like oxidoreductase: MDEDSKLTRSKRAWAEAGKFLTGRTSRPEAERLPPGQHLVTNWPVLDLGRQPEVRPERWRLTIDGMVARPLTLDWPGFEALATDERVSDIHCVTSWSRYDNRWAGVATARLLEMVEPRDEAEAVMLHGYDGYTTNLLLADFAAPDALIAHRWEGKLLHRDHGGPARLVVPHLYFWKSAKWISRIEVIGRDRPGFWEVNGYHLRGDPWAEERYSR; the protein is encoded by the coding sequence ATGGACGAGGACAGCAAGCTCACCCGCTCCAAGCGCGCCTGGGCCGAGGCGGGCAAGTTCCTGACCGGCCGTACGTCGCGCCCCGAGGCCGAGCGGCTGCCGCCCGGCCAGCATCTCGTCACAAACTGGCCGGTGCTCGATCTCGGCCGCCAGCCCGAGGTGCGGCCCGAGCGCTGGCGGCTCACCATCGACGGCATGGTCGCCCGGCCGCTGACGCTCGACTGGCCCGGCTTCGAGGCGCTCGCCACCGACGAGCGCGTCAGCGACATCCACTGCGTCACCAGCTGGTCGCGCTACGACAATCGCTGGGCGGGTGTCGCCACGGCGCGGCTGCTGGAGATGGTCGAGCCCCGTGACGAGGCCGAGGCCGTGATGCTCCACGGCTATGACGGCTATACCACCAACCTGCTGCTCGCAGACTTCGCCGCGCCCGACGCGCTGATCGCGCACCGCTGGGAGGGCAAGCTGCTCCACCGCGACCATGGCGGCCCGGCGCGGCTGGTGGTGCCGCATCTCTATTTCTGGAAGAGCGCCAAGTGGATCTCGCGCATCGAAGTGATCGGGCGTGACCGGCCGGGCTTCTGGGAAGTGAACGGCTATCACCTCCGCGGCGATCCCTGGGCCGAGGAGCGCTATTCGCGCTAA